AATAAAGAAAGCCCGGATGCCCCAGGATGTGCATGAGAAAACGGTGAAGGAGGTCGACCGGCTCGGGAAGATGGCGTTCATGTCGCCTGAAGCCACGGTCGTCCGGAACTACATCGACTGGCTTGTCTCACTGCCTTGGGAAATAAGGACGGAGGACAATCCTGACATCGAGCAGGTCGCCGCGATCCTGGATGAAGACCATTACGGACTTACAAAAGTAAAAGAGAGAATCGTTGAGCACCTTGCGGTCCTCAAACTCTCGAAGAGCCTGAAGGGGCCGATTCTCTGCTTCGTCGGCCCGCCGGGAGTCGGAAAAACATCCCTTGGAAAATCGATAGCAAGGGCTCTTGGAAGAAAATTCGTGAGGATGTCTCTCGGCGGCATAAGGGACGAAGCCGAGATAAGAGGCCACAGGCGGACTTATATCGGCTCTCTCCCGGGGAGGATCATTCAGTCAATCAGAAAAGCCGGATCGAAGAATCCGGTCTTCCTCCTGGACGAGGTCGACAAGATTGGCATCGATTTCAGGGGAGACCCGGCCGCAGCGCTGCTTGAGGTTCTTGATCCAGAGCAAAATCATACCTTCAACGATCATTACCTTGAGGTTGATTTTGACCTTTCAGAGGTGATGTTCATTACGACGGCAAATATCCTTCAGACAATTCCTCCCGCGCTTCAGGACAGGATGGAGACAACAAGGCTCCCCGGCTATCTCGAGTTTGAGAAGAGAGCCATCGCCAAGACTTTTCTGGTTCCGAAGCAGCTCAAGGCAAACGGGCTGAATCCGGATGACCTTGAGATAACTACCAGTGCGCTGAGCTCGATAGCGACAAGCTACACGAAAGAGGCCGGAGTGAGAAACCTCGAGAGAGAAATAGCATCCATCGCAAGAAAGGTCGCCAGAAGAAAAGCGTCGGGCAATTTCATGAAGACCCGGGTCACAGCAAAGAACGTTGAGAAGTATCTGGGAGTTCCCAAGTTCATCTCCCAGGGAGTTGAGATAAGGAGCCGCGTCGGAGTTGCGACCGGGCTTGCGTGGACTGAGGCCGGAGGTGATGTCCTGACGGTTGAAGTAAGCATATTGCCGGGAAAGGGCGAGCTTTTCATGACGGGTAAGCTGGGTGACGTGATGCGGGAATCAGGCCAGGCGGCGCTGAGCTACGCACGCTCAAGGGCAAGCATGCTCGGACTTGACAGGTGGTTCTACAAAGACGTGGATGTGCATGTTCACCTTCCGGAAGGTGCGATTCCGAAAGACGGTCCTTCTGCAGGTATCACGATGGCCACTGCACTTGTCTCTGCCCTTACTGGTATCCCAACGAAGCAGGATGTCGCGATGACCGGCGAGATAACTCTGCGAGGGAATGTGCTGGCCGTCGGCGGTCTTAATGAAAAGGCGGTTGCCGCAAAAAGGGCTGGAATAAGAACGATCATCATACCAAAGATGAATGAGAAGGATATCGCTGAACTTCAGCCGGAAGTCCGGAATGACCTCGAGCTCATTCCGATAGAGAGCATGGACGAGGTTCTTGAGATCGCTCTCGACAAAAGAGAAGATAAGGTTCAGCAGCCAGGGAAAGACTCCTCCACTTTTCTTGCCCACCACTAGTGTCGTGTCCTGTAAGTCCCGCATTGACTCGTCGAAATTGTTACTGAAGGCTGGCTGTTGCCTCACTAGAATGTTACCGGGCAGATTTCCACGGAGGTTCCAGATGGAGGGTGAATCGTGCCGGCCAAAGTGATAGTGGGCATGCAGTGGGGTGATGAGGGGAAGGGGAAAATCGTTGATGTTCTTTCCGAGCACTCTCATGCCGTCGTGAGATACCAGGGAGGACCGAACGCAGGTCACACGGTCGTCATAGACGACAGAACTTTCGTCCTTCATCTTGTTCCGACCGGCGCCCTCCGGAAGGGCACGATATGCCTTCTCGGAAACGGCGTTGTGATCGATCTCCTCTCGCTCAAAAAAGAGATTGACGGGCTTGAAGAAGCAGGATTCAAGCTCGAAGGGCGATTCTTCATAAGTCCAAATGCCCATCTCATTCTTCCGTATCACATTCAGGTTGAAGACATGGATGAAGGCAGAGATCCCGGAGGTAAACTCGGCACGACACGAAGGGGAATAGGTCCTGCGTACACCGACAAAGTGGCGAGGACGGGGATAAGAATGTTCGAAATTCTCCACCCGGACATCTTTTCCAGAAAACTCAAGGAGAATGTCGAGCGCCTGAGAGGGGCGGCCGGGCATAAGGCCAAGGTCATGGCGGATGAGATATTCGAATCACATGTCCTGCACGCAGAGCGATTTCGGCCAATGATAAAGGATGTCTCTCTTCTTATAGACGACATGCTGCAGCGCAGGCAGAGTGTGCTCTTTGAGGGGGCGCAGGGGACCATGCTTGACGTTGACCATGGCACCTACCCATTTGTGACTTCATCCAGCACCGTGAGCGGCGGCGCTTGCACGGGGGCAGGCGTAGCCCCAAGGAGGATCGACGAAGTCATTGGGGTAGCCAAGGCCTATTCGACAAGAGTGGGAAATGGCCCGTTTCCGACAGAGATTCATGACAGGACCGGGGTCATTCTGAGGGAAATCGGCAGCGAGTACGGAAGGACGACCGGGAGACCCCGGAGATGCGGATGGCTTGACATACCAGTCCTCCGGCTCTCCGCGCGTGTGAACGGGATTTCTTCTATGGCGATTACGAAGCTCGATGTGTTAGACTCAGCCGACACAATCAAGATGTGTCGCGCCTATCTTGTCCGCGGAGAAGAACATCGAGAAATTCCGCAGGGGATTCCATTTGATGAGATGCATCCGGTGTACGAGGAATTCCCGGGGTGGAAAGAGGATACTTCGTCAGCGAGGAAGTGGGAAGACCTGCCTTCCAAGGCCAGAGAGTATCTCGATGCTGTCCGCGGGCTTGTAAATGTTCCGGTTTCACTTGTTTCTGTCGGTTCAAAACGGGACGACATCATAAGATTGTCCTGAAATAGCATGGGCTGTGGGGATTGTGGCCCGTTAGCTCAGGTGGTAGAGCACCTGCCTTTTAAGCAGGGAGTCGCTGGTTCGAGTCCAGCACGGGTCACCAGTGTTGACGAATGCCGGCCGCGTCAATATCATTGGCATATCTGGAGCGGATCAGGCATTTCGCCGGCGACGGCCAGCATTAACAACAGGAGGCTCATGGCAGAATCGCGCCTGAAAATCCTTCTCATTTGGCCCTGGCCAAGGTTGTGGGCTATGGGTGAAGGCAGTGGTGTAAGGGAGGGATGGGAATTCCTCCATGGAATCCTGAGACGAGGGCACGTTCTCCATACAATTGCGCCTCTGGGATCAAGATTGAATGTTGGCCGGTCTGACGGCAGCCATTCAGTCACCGTCGCTCCCTGGAAAGAGATACGATTTGGCGGAGGAAGGCTTCTTTCTCATTTCTGGCGGCCATTCTCGTATCTTTTTTTCCAGATCGCATACCTTGTGAGGGCAATTCCGATTGCAGCGAGAGAGAGACCGGACATCGTTGTCGGAATAAGCTCTCTCTCTGCGCCAGTCGCTTTCATAGTCTCGAGAATGCTGCGGGTTCCCGGAACGATAAAACTCCACGGCGTGTTCTATAGAAAAAGGAATTGGCCTCGTCCTTATGATTTCCTGAGAAACTTTGAGGAGTTCATTGCTGTCAAGCTGCCGTTCGAACGGATATTCATAGTGGAAGATGGGACTCAGGCGAGGGAGCTCGTGAGAAGTACGGGAGCAGCGGATTCGAGAGTCAGCTTTCTCCTCAGCGGGACGAGTCTTGAGTGGCTGGAAAATGGGGGAAGGGCGCGGGACCTGAGGGAAGAATTTGACCTTGAACGGGATTCCGTCCTCTTTGTGGCGCTCTCGAGAGTCGTAAGATGGAAGAGACTTGACAGGCTCATACGTGCAGCCAAGATTGCTCTGACTATGACGCATCATCCTGTCTATTTCCTGATTTTCGGCGATGGGGAGGAAAAGGAGAAGCTTTTGGAACTCAGGGCATCTCTGGGTGTTGAAAGAAATGTCAGGCTTCTGGAAGCGCTCAAACAGGAAGATGTGGAGAACTGCCTGCGCGGCAGCGACGTTTTCGTCTCGGTGAGTGATTTCACAAACGGCGGCGTCGCGACGAGAGAGGCGATGATCTGCGGCCTTCCTGTAGTGGCGGCAAATGTCGGCCACACTTCAAACGTTGTCATAGATGGAGAGACCGGTTTTCTTGTGAACGCCGATAGCAGAATCGAACTTGCTCAGAAACTTGCCATTCTGGCAAACGACAGGGAAATGAGGGTGAGGATGGGGACAAAGGCAAAAGAGTTTGCCAAGATGACGTTCCGTTCGTGGACCCAGCGGGTGGACACGGAGGTTCGTGAGATGCTGGAGGTGGCAGGAGTTGCAATTGACAGATCAATTGAAAACGGGGAGGTATTTGCCGATGAGACATCTGCGGTTTCTGCATAGCGCATCTCTTTCTCTTGTTTTGCTCTTGACTATTCTTCCGTTCTCTTCCCTTCTTGGGCAGAAAGGCGGTGCTGTCAAGGCACCGGATTTCACGCTCAAGGATCTTTCCGGGAACGATGTGACGCTTTCCAACTTCAAGGGGAAGGTCGTCCTCATTGATTTCTGGGCGACCTGGTGCGGTCCCTGCAAGATGGAGATACCTCATCTTAAGGAACTCTACTCACAGTACAAGAAGGAGGGATTTGAAGTGATAGGTATTTCTCTCGACCGGGGAGGCATGAGGGTTGTCAAGCCTTTTGTCGAGAAGTACGGGATGGAGTACACGACTGTCATGGGAACT
The nucleotide sequence above comes from Candidatus Eisenbacteria bacterium. Encoded proteins:
- the lon gene encoding endopeptidase La, whose translation is MSLSSEKDGESIEIKEKLPLLPLRDVVAFPHMTLPLLVGRLPSLNAIEEAMASDKVVFVCAQRKPQIGDPGKDDLHRVGTVVRVVQLLRHPDGTMRVLVEGIIRARVRKFSFSHSISYATISTIPDNYEKTLEIEALTRNAVSLFDEYVRLSRKVPEDVTMTLGSMTESDAIANTISSHLAIKVAQKQEILEIEDLNERLNHLVKLLASELEIVRLERKIEGQVKSQVHKNQKEFYLNEQLKAIRKELGHQNEFANEIDELSEAIKKARMPQDVHEKTVKEVDRLGKMAFMSPEATVVRNYIDWLVSLPWEIRTEDNPDIEQVAAILDEDHYGLTKVKERIVEHLAVLKLSKSLKGPILCFVGPPGVGKTSLGKSIARALGRKFVRMSLGGIRDEAEIRGHRRTYIGSLPGRIIQSIRKAGSKNPVFLLDEVDKIGIDFRGDPAAALLEVLDPEQNHTFNDHYLEVDFDLSEVMFITTANILQTIPPALQDRMETTRLPGYLEFEKRAIAKTFLVPKQLKANGLNPDDLEITTSALSSIATSYTKEAGVRNLEREIASIARKVARRKASGNFMKTRVTAKNVEKYLGVPKFISQGVEIRSRVGVATGLAWTEAGGDVLTVEVSILPGKGELFMTGKLGDVMRESGQAALSYARSRASMLGLDRWFYKDVDVHVHLPEGAIPKDGPSAGITMATALVSALTGIPTKQDVAMTGEITLRGNVLAVGGLNEKAVAAKRAGIRTIIIPKMNEKDIAELQPEVRNDLELIPIESMDEVLEIALDKREDKVQQPGKDSSTFLAHH
- a CDS encoding adenylosuccinate synthase; the protein is MPAKVIVGMQWGDEGKGKIVDVLSEHSHAVVRYQGGPNAGHTVVIDDRTFVLHLVPTGALRKGTICLLGNGVVIDLLSLKKEIDGLEEAGFKLEGRFFISPNAHLILPYHIQVEDMDEGRDPGGKLGTTRRGIGPAYTDKVARTGIRMFEILHPDIFSRKLKENVERLRGAAGHKAKVMADEIFESHVLHAERFRPMIKDVSLLIDDMLQRRQSVLFEGAQGTMLDVDHGTYPFVTSSSTVSGGACTGAGVAPRRIDEVIGVAKAYSTRVGNGPFPTEIHDRTGVILREIGSEYGRTTGRPRRCGWLDIPVLRLSARVNGISSMAITKLDVLDSADTIKMCRAYLVRGEEHREIPQGIPFDEMHPVYEEFPGWKEDTSSARKWEDLPSKAREYLDAVRGLVNVPVSLVSVGSKRDDIIRLS
- a CDS encoding glycosyltransferase family 4 protein; this translates as MAESRLKILLIWPWPRLWAMGEGSGVREGWEFLHGILRRGHVLHTIAPLGSRLNVGRSDGSHSVTVAPWKEIRFGGGRLLSHFWRPFSYLFFQIAYLVRAIPIAARERPDIVVGISSLSAPVAFIVSRMLRVPGTIKLHGVFYRKRNWPRPYDFLRNFEEFIAVKLPFERIFIVEDGTQARELVRSTGAADSRVSFLLSGTSLEWLENGGRARDLREEFDLERDSVLFVALSRVVRWKRLDRLIRAAKIALTMTHHPVYFLIFGDGEEKEKLLELRASLGVERNVRLLEALKQEDVENCLRGSDVFVSVSDFTNGGVATREAMICGLPVVAANVGHTSNVVIDGETGFLVNADSRIELAQKLAILANDREMRVRMGTKAKEFAKMTFRSWTQRVDTEVREMLEVAGVAIDRSIENGEVFADETSAVSA
- a CDS encoding TlpA disulfide reductase family protein encodes the protein MRHLRFLHSASLSLVLLLTILPFSSLLGQKGGAVKAPDFTLKDLSGNDVTLSNFKGKVVLIDFWATWCGPCKMEIPHLKELYSQYKKEGFEVIGISLDRGGMRVVKPFVEKYGMEYTTVMGTDDVVKAYGGIRGIPTAFLISRDGFIIKKYVGYQKKSVFEEVIKRLLSEKGEKI